In Streptomyces sp. WMMB303, the genomic window TCGGTACCACCGGCCGCATTCCAGGCACTGCAAGTGCCCTGCGGCGTCCTCGGGCTGCGTCCCGCGCGGCACCGGCGTCAACGTCCGCCGCCCCGAGCCGTCTCCTGCCGGTCTACGGCGTCGGCGTAGGCGATGGACAGGCCGGGCACCTCCTGGGCGATGCGGGCGATGACAGCGCGGTGCCAGGAGGCGGGGAACGGGATCTCGGGGTGGGCGGTGTGGTACTCGGCGTCGTCCCGGTAGGTGACCACCCCGGGGTCGGGCAGGTCCATCAGCTTGCCGATCAGGCCGGAGACGAACTCGCCGGTCCGCTGCTCCAGGTCTCCGATCTCCAGGCGGACTCCGTCGGGGATGGCGTACTTCCCTGCTTCCCAGTGGCGGACGGTGCGGGCGCTGACGCCGAGGTGTTGGGCGAGCCATTCGGGGGTGAGGCCGAGCCATTCGCGGACGACCCGCAACTCGGCCGGGGTCATACGCTCGTCCTCCGGCATGCCGGGCGGATCGGTGTAGTCGGGCACGGTGCCTCCAAGAGCGAAGCCCCCGGCTCGGTGCCGGGGGCTGCTGGTTGCGGACGGGGGGTCAGGCGCTGGTGTCGTGGCTCTCGACGATGGCCCAGTAGGACTGCGAGTCGACGTCATCGACGCTGTTCAGGTCACCGTCGTGGCCGGCGACCAGGTCGTCCACGATGGCGTTGATGTCGAAGTCCTCGGTGTGGTCGCCGAGGGTGGTGGAGACCTGGTGGGCGATGTCCTGACGGTTCATGTCCGGTTCCTTCCGGCGGGGTCTGGGGCTGTTCCCCTGACCTCATGACAACCACGGTAGCTTCCAAATGTGGAAGGTGCAACTGGTTGCGTGCCACCGTGCTTTGCCGCTCAAGTGCCCGCCGCCGGGTCGTCGGCCTCCGTCTACTAGTGCCCC contains:
- a CDS encoding DUF1870 family protein; the protein is MPDYTDPPGMPEDERMTPAELRVVREWLGLTPEWLAQHLGVSARTVRHWEAGKYAIPDGVRLEIGDLEQRTGEFVSGLIGKLMDLPDPGVVTYRDDAEYHTAHPEIPFPASWHRAVIARIAQEVPGLSIAYADAVDRQETARGGGR